The following are encoded in a window of Polyodon spathula isolate WHYD16114869_AA chromosome 48, ASM1765450v1, whole genome shotgun sequence genomic DNA:
- the spag7 gene encoding sperm-associated antigen 7 homolog isoform X2, translating into MADLLGSILSSMEKPPSVGSQESRRKAREQAARMKKMQENEKRKKSEFRKRMEKEVSEIIQDSKLQKKKYPPMGKIERSIIHDVAEVAGLTSFSFGEEEESRYVMIFKKEFAPSDEELEAYRRGEAWDPQIAEEKRKLKQAQFELEREARTGPKEEVCPSSNYRDKYSHLIGVSAAKEAAHTLEANKAYGCVPVANKRDTRSIEEAMNAIRAKKKQKRSEDECAGSSSSP; encoded by the exons ATGGCGGACCTCTTGGGTTCAATTTTGAGCTCTATGGAGAAGCCTCCGAGCGTCGGGAGCCAGGAGAGCCGGCGAAAAGCCCGAG AGCAAGCTGCCCGCATGAAGAAAATGCAGGAGAACGAAAAGAGAAAGAAATCGGAGTTCAGAAAAAGG ATGGAGAAGGAGGTGTCGGAAATCATCCAGGACAGCaaactgcagaagaagaaataCCCTCCCATGGGCAAGATTGAGAGAAGCATCAT tCACGACGTGGCGGAGGTCGCAGGGCTGACATCGTTTTCGTtcggggaggaggaggagagccgGTACGTCATGATTTTCAAAaag GAGTTCGCCCCGTCAGATGAGGAGCTGGAGGCGTACAGGAGGGGCGAAGCGTGGGACCCGCAGATCGCTGAGGAGAAGCGCAAGCTCAAG CAGGCTCAGTTTGAGCTGGAGAGGGAGGCTCGGACAGGTCCGAAGGAGGAGGTGTGTCCGAGCAGCAACTACCGGGACAAGTACAGCCACCTGATCGGGGTCTCAGCGGCCAAGGAGGCGGCTCACACGCTGGAGGCAAACAAGGCATACGGCTGCG TGCCCGTGGCGAACAAGAGAGACACACGCTCCATCGAGGAGGCCATGAACGCCATCCGAGCCAAGAAGAAGCAGAAGAGGAGCGAGGATGAGTGTGCGGGTTCGAGCAGCTCCCCCTga
- the spag7 gene encoding sperm-associated antigen 7 homolog isoform X1: MADLLGSILSSMEKPPSVGSQESRRKAREQAARMKKMQENEKRKKSEFRKRMEKEVSEIIQDSKLQKKKYPPMGKIERSIIHDVAEVAGLTSFSFGEEEESRYVMIFKKEFAPSDEELEAYRRGEAWDPQIAEEKRKLKQQAQFELEREARTGPKEEVCPSSNYRDKYSHLIGVSAAKEAAHTLEANKAYGCVPVANKRDTRSIEEAMNAIRAKKKQKRSEDECAGSSSSP; the protein is encoded by the exons ATGGCGGACCTCTTGGGTTCAATTTTGAGCTCTATGGAGAAGCCTCCGAGCGTCGGGAGCCAGGAGAGCCGGCGAAAAGCCCGAG AGCAAGCTGCCCGCATGAAGAAAATGCAGGAGAACGAAAAGAGAAAGAAATCGGAGTTCAGAAAAAGG ATGGAGAAGGAGGTGTCGGAAATCATCCAGGACAGCaaactgcagaagaagaaataCCCTCCCATGGGCAAGATTGAGAGAAGCATCAT tCACGACGTGGCGGAGGTCGCAGGGCTGACATCGTTTTCGTtcggggaggaggaggagagccgGTACGTCATGATTTTCAAAaag GAGTTCGCCCCGTCAGATGAGGAGCTGGAGGCGTACAGGAGGGGCGAAGCGTGGGACCCGCAGATCGCTGAGGAGAAGCGCAAGCTCAAG CAGCAGGCTCAGTTTGAGCTGGAGAGGGAGGCTCGGACAGGTCCGAAGGAGGAGGTGTGTCCGAGCAGCAACTACCGGGACAAGTACAGCCACCTGATCGGGGTCTCAGCGGCCAAGGAGGCGGCTCACACGCTGGAGGCAAACAAGGCATACGGCTGCG TGCCCGTGGCGAACAAGAGAGACACACGCTCCATCGAGGAGGCCATGAACGCCATCCGAGCCAAGAAGAAGCAGAAGAGGAGCGAGGATGAGTGTGCGGGTTCGAGCAGCTCCCCCTga